The DNA sequence TCTCTGGCACCACATTTCGTTGACCACGTGTGTCCCGTACACCGCAGAACGTGAAGCCCGGACGGCATCGCGCACCTGGCAGCCGGGCCGTCCGACGGTCGGACCGCACCGCGCCCCGACACGACCGCGTCCGCCAACGCCACCCGGCGGCCGCCGCCGTCGGGCTGCTCATCGTGCTGTCGGCGTTCACCGGCGGCCTGCCCGGGGACGCCGGCAAACCACCGCCGCGCGAGCCGGGCTGGACCGTCGCCGACCCTGACCACGACCACCAGCAGCGCAGCGTGTTGCTGCGCACCGGCCCGGTGCCGACACCGACCGACGGATTCTTCTCCTGGGCGGCGCTGAACCGGCGTACCGGGTTGATCACCGGGTCGCCGAACTTCGCCGCGCAGAGCGACACCATGTCGTTGATCAAGGTGTGGCTGGCCGCCGACGACCTGCGCCGCGCCGACGAACAGGGCCACATGCTCCGGACACCTCAGCTGGCCCAACTGTCGTCGATCATCCGGGACAGCGACAATCCCGGCGCGGACGCCACCTTCGACCGGGTCGGTGGCCGGGAGTCCATCGAGCGGATGGTACGGCTCTGCGGACTGACCGACTCGGCCCCGGAGCGCGACCGGTGGAGCAACACGGTCGTCTCCGCCCGCGATCTGACCAGGCTGGGGCGCTGCCTCGCCGACGGACGGGCAGCCGGGCCGCAGTGGACGCCGTGGCTGCTGTCCGAGATGCGCGCCGTCCGTGGTGAGGGCGACTTCGGCCCACGGGACGCGCTCACCCCCGAGTACGCGGCCACCATCGCCATCAAGAACGGCTGGCTGCTGCGCGACGAGGACGGGCTCTGGCACGTCAGCTGCCTCGCGATCGGGGAGACCTGGGTGATCGGTGCGCTGGCCCGCTACCCGGGGCGGCACGGGCTCGACCACGGCGTCGACTACTGCCGGCAACTCGGCACCGCCCTGCTGCTGGTGGCGTGACCCCGTTGCCGGCGAGGGCACGACCGTCTGCGGCTGGTGGCGTGACCGGTGCGGGCCGGGCCGAAGGCGGGATTCCGGTTGTCGGCCAAGCCGAGCCGGGCGAGCATGCCGGCATGGGAACTGGGACCGACACCGACCACGTCGTACCGCCGGTAGCCGCGGTCCGGCGGATCCGGGCCGACGACGCCGCCCGGATGCGCGCGCTGCGGCTGGAGATGCTCGCCGATTCGCCGCTGGCGTTCATCGAACGGCTCGCCGACGCGGCGGCCCGCCCGCTGCACGAGTACGCAGAGCGGGCGGCCCGGTCCGCCGTCGGTGACCTGATCGCCCAGTTCGTGGCCGAGACTGGGCCGGCGACCCCGCAAGCCGGGCGGACGGCGACCGGGCAAGCCGGGCGGACGGCGACCCCGCAAGCCGGGCGGACGGCGACCGAGCCGACGGCGGACCGGCGGTTCGTGGCGCACGCGGGAGCACACGTCTGGCGGGACGACCCGTCGGTGTCCGTCCTGTTCGCCGTCTACATCAGCCCGGCCTGGCGGGGCCGGAACCTGCTCGCCGAACTGGTCGACGCGGTCGCTGCCTGGTCACGTGCGGCTGGACGCCCGGAGCTGCTGCTGGAGGTGGTGGTCGGCAACGACCGGGCGGTGCGGGCGTACCAGCGGCTCGGCTTCGCCGACACCGGCGTACGCCTGCCGCACCCGACCCGGTCGGACCTGACCGAGTTGCAGATGCGCCGGCCGGCGTGACCGGCGGGCCGGCAGAAGCCGGCGCGGTAGCCGACCCGACACCGGGCCGGCACGGGAGCCGACCCGGCTCCCGTGCCGGGCCGGGTCAGACGTGCCGACGGGACTGGACGATCCGGAACCGGCCGGCGACGTACGCGCCGTCGGTCAACGCCGAGTTCGCCGCGGCGTTGGCACCGCTGGCGTGGAAGTCGGAGAAGGCCGCCGACTGGTTGACGAACACGCCGCCGGTGAGATTCGCCGACAGGTGCACACCGACGTCCAGCGCGGCGGCCTCCACGTCGGCGAGCACCCGCTGGTCGGTCGAGTAGACGCCGGCGGTGAGCGCACCGCGAGCTGCGACCGTACGCCGGAAGATCTCGACGCTGTGCGCGGTGGACGCGGTGGCGACGACGAAGCTGACCGGCCCGAACCACTCCCGGCCGTAGACGTCGTCGGCGTCCGCGCCGAGCTTGACGACCAGTGGGGTTCGCACCACCGCGTCCGGGTACGCCGGGTGGCTGATCTCCCGCGACTCCAGCACCGGCTCGCCGAGCTTGGCCGCTGCGGCGAGCCGGTCGAGGACGGCGTCGTCGACGATCGCGCCGATGAGCTCGACCGCCCGCGCCGGATCGCCGGTCAGTTTGCCGATCGCGGCGGCGATGCCAGCGGCCACCTCGTCCGGGCTCTTGCGCCCCTGATCGGTTTCGATGCCGCCGGCCGGCACCAGGATGTTCTGCGGCGTGGTGCACATCTGTCCGCTGTAGAGCGACAAGGAAAAGGCGATGTTGCGGCACATGCCGGCGAAGTCCGCCGTGGAGTCGACGATGATCGTGTTGACGCCGGCCTTCTCGGTGTAGACGGAGGCCTGCCGGGCGTTGGCCTCCAGCCAGTCGCCGTACTCGGTGGAGCCGGTGAAGTCGATGATCCGCACCTCGGGGCGGCCGGCGAGGACGGTCGCCAGCCGCTCGGCCGGCGCCTCGGCCGCGAGCTGCACCAGGTTCGGGTCGAAGCCGGCCTCGCTGAGCACCTCACGGGCGTAGCGGACGGTGATCGCCAGCGGTAGCACCGCGCCGGGGTGCGGTTTGACCAGTACCGGATTCCCGGTGACCAGGGAGGCGAACAGCCCCGGGTAGGAGTTCCAGGTCGGGAAGGTGTGGCAGCCGATCACCAGGGCGACGCCGCGCGGCACCACATGGAACGTCTTGGTCATCCGCAGCGGCTCGCCGCGACCGGTCGGCTTCTCCCAGCCGGCGGTCCGCGGATGGCGGGTCATCTCGGCGTACGCGTAGGCGACGGCTTCCAGCGCGCGGTCCAGCGCGTGCGCCCCGCCGGCCTGGAACGCCATCACGAACGCCTGGCCGGTGGTGAACTGCACCGCGTTGGCCAGCTCGAAGCTGTGCTCGTGCAGCCGGGCGAGGATCTCCAGACAGACGCCGGCCCGGCTGCGTGGGCCGGCGTCACGCCAGGCGGGCAGCGCGGCCCGGGCGGCGGTGATCAGCTGGTCGGCGTCGGCGCGGGGGTACCGGACGCCGAGTTCGATGCCGAACGGGCTGTCGTCGGTGGCGACCGGTTCGCCGGTGGCGGTGGGCTGGTCGAGGGGGAAGTCCTTGCCCAGGTAGGCGCGGAAAGCCGCCGCGCCCTCGGCAGCGGCGTGTTCGCCGTAGATCCGAGGGCTCGGCGACTCGGGGTAGGCCGACCAGTAGTCGCGTTCGGCGATCGCGGTCAGCGCGCGGGCCAGGGTGTCGGCGTGCGTGACGTACAGCGGGTGCGGGGTCTCCGTCATGCCGTCATCATGCCTCAGATGGTCTGCTGCCAGTTCTGCCAGATGTCGACCGCCCGGAAGCCGAGCGCCTCGTTGATCGCGATCATGTGCTGGTTGCTGTCGGCGTTCCAGGTGTCGATCACCCGCAGCGCCGGTTCGTGGCGCAGCGTGAACCGCAGGTTCTCGATCTTGACGATGGTGCCCAGCCGGTGTCCGCGATGATCCGGGTCGACGATGGTGATCTGTTGGTAGGCGTGCCAGTCCGGTTCGGCCTGCCGGGTGATGTTGCTCCAGGCGACGATCCGGCCGCTGTCCAGATGCCGGGTCACCGTGTGGTAGCTGCGGGTACCGGCCGCCTTCCGGGCCAGATCCACTTCGTGGATCCGGTCGGCGTCCACCTTTTCCGGCTCCCACTCCAGGTCACCCATTGGCGAGTCGGTCACCATCCGCCCGTCCAGGTAGGCGAGATCGGCGCGGTACTCCTCCGGGCAGGGTCCGACCCAGGTCAGCAACTCGTAGCCGGGGGCGCGGTGCCAGCAGTCGGCGAGCATCACGTCGAGCGCCGGCTGGTCGACGGTGTCGATGTCGAGCCGACGGCGCACCTCGACCAGGGCCGATTTGACCCCCACGGCGTGGGCGAAGGCGGTCGGGGCCGGGTCGCGGGCGACGCCGCCGGGCATGGTGTCCGCCGAGTGCCCCATGATCCGGGTCCGGCCGGTCTCCCGGGCCCGCCGCACGGCGTACGCGTACAGCGCTCGACCGATGCCGCGCCGCCGGTGCCCGGGAGGCACCTGGATGTCCACGCCGACGTTGTCGAGGTTGTCGAGCAGCGGGAACTCCATGGCGGTCAACCCGACCGGCACGCCGTCCACACTGGCCAGCGCGGCCTCGAACCGTACGCTGTGCCGCTGATGCCGCAGCAGGGCCTCGAACCACTGCCGGGGTGTCGGCGGCATGTCCGGGACGAAGGGGGCCGACCGCTTGATCTGGTACGCCTGCTCGAAGGCGGCCTCGTCGGCCGGATCCAGCGGGGTGATGGTGATGTCCATGCCGTCGAGCGTGACGGGGCCGGGCCAGCCGCGCGACCTAATTACCGGTCGGGGGACGTTGGTCGGGAGGACGCTCGCACAGCGCCTCCGGCGCTGTTGGTCGTTGGGACCCGGGGTTGAGATTGTTGCCAAGCTCTGTCGGGGC is a window from the Solwaraspora sp. WMMD792 genome containing:
- a CDS encoding serine hydrolase, producing MKPGRHRAPGSRAVRRSDRTAPRHDRVRQRHPAAAAVGLLIVLSAFTGGLPGDAGKPPPREPGWTVADPDHDHQQRSVLLRTGPVPTPTDGFFSWAALNRRTGLITGSPNFAAQSDTMSLIKVWLAADDLRRADEQGHMLRTPQLAQLSSIIRDSDNPGADATFDRVGGRESIERMVRLCGLTDSAPERDRWSNTVVSARDLTRLGRCLADGRAAGPQWTPWLLSEMRAVRGEGDFGPRDALTPEYAATIAIKNGWLLRDEDGLWHVSCLAIGETWVIGALARYPGRHGLDHGVDYCRQLGTALLLVA
- a CDS encoding GNAT family N-acetyltransferase is translated as MGTGTDTDHVVPPVAAVRRIRADDAARMRALRLEMLADSPLAFIERLADAAARPLHEYAERAARSAVGDLIAQFVAETGPATPQAGRTATGQAGRTATPQAGRTATEPTADRRFVAHAGAHVWRDDPSVSVLFAVYISPAWRGRNLLAELVDAVAAWSRAAGRPELLLEVVVGNDRAVRAYQRLGFADTGVRLPHPTRSDLTELQMRRPA
- the paaN gene encoding phenylacetic acid degradation protein PaaN encodes the protein MTETPHPLYVTHADTLARALTAIAERDYWSAYPESPSPRIYGEHAAAEGAAAFRAYLGKDFPLDQPTATGEPVATDDSPFGIELGVRYPRADADQLITAARAALPAWRDAGPRSRAGVCLEILARLHEHSFELANAVQFTTGQAFVMAFQAGGAHALDRALEAVAYAYAEMTRHPRTAGWEKPTGRGEPLRMTKTFHVVPRGVALVIGCHTFPTWNSYPGLFASLVTGNPVLVKPHPGAVLPLAITVRYAREVLSEAGFDPNLVQLAAEAPAERLATVLAGRPEVRIIDFTGSTEYGDWLEANARQASVYTEKAGVNTIIVDSTADFAGMCRNIAFSLSLYSGQMCTTPQNILVPAGGIETDQGRKSPDEVAAGIAAAIGKLTGDPARAVELIGAIVDDAVLDRLAAAAKLGEPVLESREISHPAYPDAVVRTPLVVKLGADADDVYGREWFGPVSFVVATASTAHSVEIFRRTVAARGALTAGVYSTDQRVLADVEAAALDVGVHLSANLTGGVFVNQSAAFSDFHASGANAAANSALTDGAYVAGRFRIVQSRRHV
- a CDS encoding GNAT family N-acetyltransferase; amino-acid sequence: MDITITPLDPADEAAFEQAYQIKRSAPFVPDMPPTPRQWFEALLRHQRHSVRFEAALASVDGVPVGLTAMEFPLLDNLDNVGVDIQVPPGHRRRGIGRALYAYAVRRARETGRTRIMGHSADTMPGGVARDPAPTAFAHAVGVKSALVEVRRRLDIDTVDQPALDVMLADCWHRAPGYELLTWVGPCPEEYRADLAYLDGRMVTDSPMGDLEWEPEKVDADRIHEVDLARKAAGTRSYHTVTRHLDSGRIVAWSNITRQAEPDWHAYQQITIVDPDHRGHRLGTIVKIENLRFTLRHEPALRVIDTWNADSNQHMIAINEALGFRAVDIWQNWQQTI